In Aeromicrobium marinum DSM 15272, one genomic interval encodes:
- a CDS encoding MerR family transcriptional regulator: MTAPTSSAEPSDSSASGEEQYTVDELAAHVGMTVRNVRAYASRGLLPPPRLAGRTGFYNREHVQRLQLVRELLDRGITLAAVETAIRDARPATAGHTLDLLHLLDTPHDVEPEIMSRDALAALAGVERDDQLIHAMAEHGLVRYLDDEMVEVLQPQVVRIGATAVALGLAPDTIIRLYPLMKSRLRAIADAFVASVLEEIVEPFVAAGMPEHDWSRILTIIEELLPVSGQITVAILRAQLGEAIDSELTTQLGRVLPEADAAG; encoded by the coding sequence ATGACTGCCCCTACATCGTCAGCCGAGCCGTCGGACTCCTCGGCGTCCGGCGAGGAGCAGTACACCGTCGACGAGCTCGCGGCCCACGTGGGCATGACGGTCCGCAACGTCCGGGCCTACGCGAGCCGTGGTCTGCTGCCGCCCCCGAGGCTGGCCGGACGTACCGGCTTCTACAACCGCGAGCACGTGCAGCGCCTGCAGCTGGTGCGCGAGCTGCTCGACCGCGGCATCACCCTCGCGGCGGTCGAGACCGCCATCCGCGACGCCCGACCGGCGACCGCGGGGCACACGTTGGACCTGCTGCACCTGCTGGACACGCCCCACGACGTGGAGCCCGAGATCATGTCCCGTGACGCCCTGGCCGCCCTGGCCGGTGTCGAACGGGACGACCAGCTGATCCATGCCATGGCCGAGCACGGCCTGGTGCGCTACCTCGACGACGAGATGGTCGAGGTGCTGCAGCCGCAGGTGGTCCGGATCGGGGCGACGGCCGTGGCCCTCGGCCTCGCGCCCGACACGATCATCCGGCTCTACCCGCTGATGAAGTCGCGTCTGCGCGCGATCGCCGACGCGTTCGTCGCCTCGGTGCTCGAGGAGATCGTCGAACCGTTCGTCGCGGCCGGCATGCCCGAGCACGACTGGTCCAGGATCCTCACCATCATCGAGGAGCTGCTGCCCGTCTCGGGACAGATCACGGTCGCGATCCTGCGGGCCCAGCTCGGCGAGGCGATCGACTCGGAGCTGACGACCCAGCTCGGCCGCGTCCTGCCGGAAGCAGACGCGGCCGGCTGA
- a CDS encoding YqgE/AlgH family protein — MDTMRGRLLVATSAIESGVFWRSVVYLIEHDADGALGVIVNRPLDADVDDVLPDWVDSVISPGCLFEGGPVAADAALALGILPESPPSDPPGWRRTDGLVGLVDLDAPPPAAGDFRGVRVFAGYAGWGPGQLEDEVAESSWMVVAADPEDLLSPHPDTLWRQVLRRQQDDLRFWSTYPDDPHDN, encoded by the coding sequence ATGGACACGATGCGGGGCCGGTTGCTCGTGGCGACCTCGGCGATCGAGTCCGGGGTCTTCTGGCGCAGCGTCGTCTACCTGATCGAGCACGACGCCGACGGGGCCCTGGGCGTGATCGTCAACCGACCCCTGGACGCCGACGTCGACGACGTGCTGCCGGACTGGGTCGACTCCGTCATCTCGCCCGGTTGCCTGTTCGAGGGCGGGCCGGTCGCCGCCGACGCCGCGCTGGCGCTCGGCATCCTGCCGGAGTCTCCCCCCTCCGACCCGCCCGGCTGGCGCCGAACCGACGGACTCGTGGGGCTGGTCGACCTCGACGCGCCGCCGCCGGCGGCCGGGGACTTCCGCGGGGTCCGGGTGTTCGCCGGCTACGCGGGCTGGGGTCCGGGTCAGCTGGAGGACGAGGTGGCCGAGTCGTCGTGGATGGTCGTGGCCGCCGACCCCGAGGACCTGCTCTCGCCCCACCCCGACACGCTGTGGCGGCAGGTGCTGCGCCGTCAGCAGGACGACCTCCGGTTCTGGTCGACCTACCCCGACGACCCGCACGACAACTGA
- a CDS encoding DUF3039 domain-containing protein, translating into MGFFGSGTQTVQDERTDLRTEDGDHERFSHYVPKDVLTEAMVMGTPCVALCGKVWVPSRDPKRYPVCPTCKEIWDGMQDGDGDGGGSGSGE; encoded by the coding sequence GTGGGATTCTTCGGCAGCGGTACCCAGACGGTCCAGGACGAGCGCACCGACCTGCGCACCGAGGACGGTGACCACGAACGGTTCAGCCACTACGTCCCCAAGGACGTCCTCACCGAGGCGATGGTGATGGGGACCCCGTGCGTCGCGCTGTGCGGCAAGGTCTGGGTGCCCAGTCGCGACCCGAAGCGCTACCCGGTGTGCCCCACCTGCAAGGAGATCTGGGACGGCATGCAGGACGGCGACGGCGACGGCGGCGGGTCCGGATCGGGTGAGTAG